In Streptomyces ambofaciens ATCC 23877, a single genomic region encodes these proteins:
- a CDS encoding M18 family aminopeptidase, with protein MSAPSRFHRGHTDDLMTFLAASPTPYHAVANAAERLEKAGFRQVAETEAWDGTAGGRYVLRGGAIVAWYVPEGAEPHTPFRIVGAHTDSPNLRVKPRPDTGTHGWRQVAVEIYGGPLMNSWLDRDLGLAGRLTLRDGSTRLVNVDRPLLRVPQLAIHMDRNVSAEGLKLDKQRHLQPVWGLGDTVRDGDLIAFLEEEAGLDRGEVTGWDLMTHSVEPPAYLGRDRELVAGPRMDNLLSVHAGVAALASVASGGTGLPYIPVLAAFDHEETGSQSDTGADGPLLGSVLERSVFARGGSYEDRARAFAGTVCLSSDTGHAVHPNYAERHDPTHHPRVNGGPILKVNVNNRYATDGSGRAVFAAACEKADVPFQTFVSNNAMPCGTTIGPITAARHGISTVDIGAAILSMHSARELCGADDPYLLANALVAFLRP; from the coding sequence ATGAGCGCACCGTCCCGCTTCCACCGCGGCCACACCGACGACCTGATGACCTTCCTGGCGGCGAGTCCCACGCCGTACCACGCCGTGGCGAACGCCGCCGAGCGGCTGGAGAAGGCCGGCTTCAGGCAGGTCGCGGAGACGGAGGCCTGGGACGGGACGGCCGGCGGGAGGTACGTGCTGCGCGGCGGCGCGATCGTGGCCTGGTACGTCCCCGAGGGCGCCGAGCCGCACACCCCGTTCCGCATCGTCGGCGCGCACACCGACTCCCCCAACCTGCGGGTGAAGCCGCGCCCCGACACCGGCACGCACGGCTGGCGCCAGGTCGCCGTGGAGATCTACGGCGGCCCGCTGATGAACTCCTGGCTGGACCGGGACCTGGGCCTGGCCGGCCGGCTGACCCTGCGCGACGGCTCCACGCGCCTGGTGAACGTGGACCGCCCCCTGCTGCGCGTCCCGCAACTCGCCATCCACATGGACCGCAACGTGTCCGCGGAGGGCCTCAAGCTCGACAAGCAGCGCCACCTCCAGCCCGTCTGGGGCCTCGGCGACACCGTCCGCGACGGCGACCTGATCGCCTTCCTGGAGGAGGAGGCGGGACTGGACCGCGGCGAGGTCACCGGCTGGGACCTGATGACCCACTCCGTGGAGCCGCCGGCGTACCTGGGGCGCGACAGGGAGCTGGTGGCCGGCCCCCGCATGGACAACCTCCTCTCCGTGCACGCCGGAGTGGCCGCCCTGGCCTCGGTCGCGTCCGGCGGCACCGGCCTGCCGTACATCCCCGTCCTCGCCGCCTTCGACCACGAGGAGACCGGCTCCCAGTCGGACACCGGCGCGGACGGCCCGCTGCTCGGCAGCGTGCTGGAGCGCTCGGTGTTCGCGCGCGGCGGCTCGTACGAGGACCGGGCCCGCGCCTTCGCCGGCACGGTCTGCCTCTCCTCCGACACGGGCCACGCCGTCCACCCCAACTACGCGGAGCGGCACGACCCGACGCACCACCCGCGCGTCAACGGCGGCCCCATCCTGAAGGTCAACGTCAACAACCGCTACGCCACCGACGGTTCGGGCCGCGCGGTGTTCGCCGCGGCCTGCGAGAAGGCGGACGTCCCCTTCCAGACCTTCGTCTCCAACAACGCCATGCCGTGCGGCACGACCATCGGCCCGATCACCGCGGCCCGGCACGGCATCAGCACCGTCGACATCGGCGCCGCCATCCTCTCGATGCACAGCGCCCGGGAGTTGTGCGGCGCCGACGACCCGTACCTGCTGGCGAACGCGCTGGTGGCCTTCCTCCGCCCGTAG
- a CDS encoding DUF6458 family protein: MGLGGCIILIAVGAILTFATDWDMQGVNLDLVGVIFMIVGLIGVATFSSIARRRRVMMPPTTPVVEERPHTRDGYNNGYGA, from the coding sequence ATGGGCCTCGGCGGGTGCATCATCCTCATCGCCGTGGGAGCCATCCTCACGTTCGCGACCGACTGGGACATGCAGGGCGTCAACCTCGACCTCGTCGGAGTGATCTTCATGATCGTCGGCCTGATCGGTGTCGCGACGTTCAGCAGCATCGCCCGACGCCGCCGCGTCATGATGCCGCCCACGACCCCGGTCGTCGAGGAAAGGCCCCACACGCGGGACGGCTACAACAACGGCTACGGCGCCTGA